The following coding sequences lie in one Flavobacterium sediminis genomic window:
- a CDS encoding M20 family metallo-hydrolase — MKVLELQTEQHNILYQNALDLLKKLIATQSFSKEEDQTALLIEDFFKQHQIPYHREQNNIWAYNKFYDKSKPTILLNSHHDTVKPNKSYTLNPFEPIEKDGKLFGLGSNDAGGALVSLLATFVYFYDKENLNYNLVMTATAEEEISGVNGVESIYSKLGAIEFAIVGEPTEMHLAIAEKGLLVLDCLAKGTPSHAAHPNNDNALLNAVDDILWFRSYSFPKKSELLGEVKMTVTVIHAGEQHNVVPDKCQFTVDVRTTENYSNTEVYEIIQQHVKSEATPRSLRLNSSSIPLEHPFVQAGITYGRKTYGSPTSSDQAVIPCASLKMGPGLSTRSHSADEYIFLDEIKDGISIYINILSKIL; from the coding sequence TTCAGTAAAGAAGAAGATCAAACCGCTTTGTTGATTGAAGATTTTTTTAAACAACACCAAATTCCATATCACAGAGAACAAAATAACATTTGGGCTTACAACAAATTTTACGATAAAAGCAAGCCAACCATTTTGTTGAATTCGCATCACGATACCGTAAAACCAAATAAAAGCTATACTTTAAATCCGTTTGAACCTATTGAAAAAGACGGAAAATTATTTGGATTAGGTAGTAATGATGCCGGAGGCGCACTAGTTTCGCTCTTAGCTACTTTTGTCTATTTCTACGACAAAGAAAACCTCAACTATAATTTAGTGATGACCGCTACTGCAGAAGAAGAAATTTCCGGAGTTAACGGTGTCGAATCTATTTATTCCAAATTGGGTGCTATTGAATTTGCGATTGTAGGTGAACCAACGGAAATGCATTTGGCCATTGCCGAAAAAGGATTATTAGTTTTAGATTGTTTAGCCAAAGGAACACCATCGCACGCGGCACATCCTAATAACGACAATGCTTTACTAAATGCTGTAGACGATATTTTGTGGTTCAGATCGTATTCGTTTCCTAAAAAATCGGAATTATTAGGCGAAGTAAAAATGACGGTTACTGTGATTCATGCCGGAGAACAACACAATGTAGTTCCCGACAAATGCCAGTTTACCGTTGACGTGCGCACTACAGAAAACTATTCGAATACAGAAGTTTACGAAATCATACAACAACACGTAAAAAGTGAAGCTACACCAAGGTCGTTGCGATTAAATTCGTCTTCTATTCCTTTGGAACATCCGTTTGTTCAAGCCGGAATTACTTACGGACGAAAAACATACGGTTCTCCTACTTCATCTGACCAGGCGGTAATTCCTTGTGCTTCTTTAAAAATGGGACCAGGATTATCGACACGTTCGCATAGCGCTGACGAATACATTTTTTTGGACGAAATTAAAGACGGAATATCCATTTACATCAACATACTTTCAAAAATTTTATAA
- the argH gene encoding argininosuccinate lyase, giving the protein MGNKIWQKKSTENLDHAAIIEKFTVGNDTDFDMLLAEFDVLGSLAHTKMLNSIGLISDEEWIILEKELNTILGEIELGKFQIEEGIEDIHSQIEFMLTQRIGEIGKKIHSGRSRNDQVLTDLKLFLKHELGEVAQLTTNLFEQLIALSDQYKKVLLPGYTHLQIAMPSSFGLWFSAYAEALTDDMEFLVAAYNVTNKNPLGSGAGYGSSFPLNRKMTTELLNFADLNYNVVYAQMTRGKSEKAVAVALSSIAATLSKFSYDVCLYMNQNFGFLSFPDSLTTGSSIMPHKKNPDVFELIRAKCNRIQAIPNELALLTNNLPSGYHRDWQLTKECLFPGIEALKDCLSICQFMLNHIIIKDNILDDEKYKYLFSVENVNQEVLNGMSFREAYKKIGLEIENNTYEPETNLHHTHEGSIGNLCLDEIKSAFYAVRSKVV; this is encoded by the coding sequence ATGGGAAATAAAATTTGGCAAAAAAAATCAACGGAAAACTTAGATCATGCTGCCATTATCGAAAAATTTACCGTAGGTAATGATACCGATTTTGATATGTTATTGGCTGAATTTGACGTTTTAGGTTCATTGGCACATACTAAAATGCTCAACAGCATCGGGTTGATTTCAGATGAAGAATGGATTATTTTAGAAAAGGAACTCAACACGATTTTAGGCGAAATTGAATTGGGCAAATTCCAAATTGAAGAAGGAATTGAAGATATTCATTCGCAAATTGAATTTATGCTAACGCAACGCATTGGCGAAATCGGAAAGAAAATTCACAGTGGCCGTTCGAGAAATGATCAGGTTTTAACTGATTTAAAATTGTTTTTAAAACACGAATTAGGCGAAGTCGCCCAACTTACAACCAACTTATTCGAACAATTGATTGCGTTGAGTGACCAATATAAAAAAGTACTTTTACCCGGTTATACACATTTGCAAATTGCCATGCCATCGTCATTTGGTTTATGGTTTAGTGCTTATGCCGAAGCTTTAACTGACGATATGGAATTTTTAGTTGCCGCTTATAATGTGACCAATAAAAATCCGTTAGGTTCCGGTGCGGGTTATGGTTCGTCTTTTCCGCTAAATCGAAAAATGACGACTGAATTACTCAATTTTGCCGATTTGAATTACAATGTGGTTTATGCGCAAATGACACGCGGAAAATCGGAAAAAGCTGTTGCCGTGGCATTATCTAGTATTGCGGCTACGCTGAGTAAATTTTCGTATGACGTTTGTTTGTATATGAACCAAAACTTTGGCTTTCTATCCTTCCCTGATTCGTTAACCACCGGAAGCAGTATTATGCCTCACAAAAAAAATCCGGATGTATTTGAATTGATTCGTGCAAAATGCAACCGAATTCAAGCCATTCCAAACGAATTAGCGCTTTTAACGAACAATTTACCATCAGGTTACCATAGAGACTGGCAATTGACCAAAGAATGTTTATTTCCCGGAATTGAAGCGTTGAAAGACTGCTTATCGATTTGTCAATTCATGCTGAACCATATCATCATTAAAGACAATATTTTGGATGACGAAAAATACAAATACTTATTTAGCGTAGAAAACGTAAACCAAGAAGTTTTAAACGGCATGTCGTTCAGAGAAGCCTATAAGAAAATTGGTTTGGAAATTGAAAATAACACATATGAGCCTGAAACAAATTTACATCACACACACGAAGGCAGCATAGGAAATCTATGCTTGGATGAAATTAAATCGGCCTTCTATGCTGTGAGGAGTAAAGTTGTTTAA
- a CDS encoding Lrp/AsnC family transcriptional regulator, producing the protein MKEVLDSKDLQILEILQNDSTLPIKEIGEQIGLSFTPTYERIKNLERKGIIKKYVALIDRMKIGLEIVVYCNVTLKEQSKQALMDFENTAASIPEIQELISLSGTYDYMLKIVSTDITTYNNFVVNVVSNIPNIGQYHSSIVLNEIKKETMFKLPKANK; encoded by the coding sequence ATGAAAGAAGTTTTAGATTCTAAAGATTTACAAATCTTAGAAATACTGCAAAATGACTCAACGCTGCCCATAAAAGAGATCGGTGAACAAATAGGACTTTCTTTTACGCCTACTTATGAACGCATTAAAAACTTGGAACGCAAAGGAATCATCAAAAAATATGTAGCACTAATTGACCGTATGAAAATAGGTCTGGAAATCGTAGTGTATTGTAATGTTACTTTAAAGGAACAATCCAAACAAGCCTTAATGGATTTTGAAAACACGGCTGCTTCTATTCCCGAAATTCAGGAATTGATCAGTTTGTCAGGAACATACGATTACATGCTCAAAATAGTGTCTACCGATATTACAACATACAATAATTTCGTTGTTAATGTAGTATCGAATATTCCTAACATAGGACAATACCATAGTAGCATTGTCCTGAATGAGATCAAAAAAGAAACGATGTTCAAACTTCCTAAAGCCAATAAATAG
- the ruvX gene encoding Holliday junction resolvase RuvX: MARVLALDYGTKRIGVAVTDELQIIASGLTTVTTETIFTFLKDYFEKEKVETVIIGEPKQMDGTPSQSAEAILKFSTKFQKEFPQIPLVKIDERFTSKMAFQTMIDSGLKKKQRQNKGLIDEISAVILLQDYLKYKS, translated from the coding sequence ATGGCCAGAGTTTTAGCTTTAGATTACGGAACGAAAAGAATAGGAGTTGCAGTTACTGATGAATTACAGATCATAGCATCCGGTTTGACGACCGTGACAACAGAAACAATTTTTACTTTTTTAAAGGACTATTTTGAAAAAGAAAAAGTCGAAACGGTTATTATTGGAGAACCCAAGCAAATGGACGGAACACCTTCACAAAGTGCTGAAGCAATTCTAAAATTCAGTACAAAGTTTCAAAAAGAGTTTCCCCAGATTCCGTTGGTAAAAATAGATGAACGCTTCACATCAAAAATGGCTTTCCAGACTATGATTGATAGCGGGCTGAAAAAGAAGCAGAGACAGAACAAAGGCTTGATTGATGAGATTTCCGCAGTTATTTTATTACAAGATTATCTAAAGTATAAAAGTTAA